tATTAATGCTTATTGTTTTCCACTGAAGAAACTAAATGAGCCACTCTCTTTATTCTTTAGCATCCAGTACTGGGATGACCTGGGCTTGGCCAAATGGGTGTTCTTGGGTTAATGGTATTGTCCTGCAGCAATTTAGaactttttattaaagaaaagcaGATAGTAGAGAAATCCTGCTTGACTTTGATCTGGGTTCATTCTTTGTAAATTCAAATGTCATGTCTTCCTGTAAGTATCACAAATCATGTTTTACAAGGGAGAACCAGAGAATCATAGTTTTATCACTGGCTGTGCTACATCCCCTCTCTGAGCtttcctttataatttaaaatgggcTTATGTAATAAGGTACATTAAAAACACCTAGCTCATAATAGATGTTGGTGGCAAATGAACCAACCTTATACTTTCTCCTTTTAGTTTTTCAAGGTCTTTGTTTGACTAGACTATGCGGGATGAGGAGGTGCCAAGAATTACTTAACTTTGGCCTCAAATGTTATTATTATCCTTGACTTGATTTGTTGTCTAGAGGACGCAGTGCACTGCATTTAACCCTCTAAGGAGCCTGGGAactacttcagtggtagagcacttgcctatcatatgtgcaaggccctgggttcaattcctagcactgtaAAACAATACCTCTAGGGGTTTTGTTCAGAAGTCTCTTGGCTTAGACATGAACACTACTGGTGGTCACCAGTCAGTATCTGGCCCACAGGTTCTCAGTATTTATATGGTCCAAGCTCAACCCAcctgtccagtgcctggaatggtACCCAGCCTACAGAAAGCACTCCGAATGCTGATCTTACATTGGGGTGGCTGGATGGTATGCTGATCACGAAAGTGAAGATTCATAGCAAGTTCAACCCAAAGCACCAAAGAAACAACTCTATGCGACAACTCACTGGTGATGCTGATTTTCCAAATGGCTTCTTTGGAATTTGAATCCCAGAACCATAAATTCTGGGAAACTTGTTTTTATTCTGCAGAGCAAGATAAATCCTTGGGAAGTGCTGACCATGGGTTAGCCCAAGGAACAAAACAGCCATGACAAACTTTTTGTTAAGGAAGGAGAAATTAAGTTACCTCAGGAAATGCAATTGTGATTCAAGCACCATGAAATTTTGTCAAGCAAAAATAGTCTTTATTCAAATTTAATGGAAACAGGGGTCACTATACTTTGCAAGacggggaaaaataaaattaaaaaaaattcttttcttttctttttttttttaatataaaacaatataatcaCAATACCAGAATATGGAACTCTACAGTTTATTTCCTATGGGTTACTGCAGGTATCAATTTTCCTCGACTGTGCTATTCACAACTTTGTTAGGTCCAAAAATATGAAACCAAAATGGTAGGAAACTGAAGACTTAGCACTTTCACTAAATGGCATACATCAAAGGGAGTCAATTCAAGGGCAAAAATGGTTGAACTCACCATACCTACCTATGCCATCATTCCAGCCTTAAAGCCGTCCAGGTGCCGAGCTCCCTGTGGGAAAGGCCAGGCCTGAGAGCCGAGGCATTTTGGATATTCTACTGTGGGCCATGAGGAAAGGgggttttaaagattttttttttttttttcagtcgaGCAGGAAGGCCTGGCGCCAGGAGGCTTTACTGAGAGGAAGCACTTAGATTTAACAATTATAGACACACCATTAGGGGAGTTAAAAATGTACAGCAGTGACGTAGGTTCTACTTCAATCACTTGTGCTACGGCTACCAAACATGTACAAAAGACTTCCCGGGTAGTTCCAGCAGTGGTTGTAGCCAGTTAGGACCTTGAGTGGGACCGAGATCGAGACCGGGAGGGCGACCTGGAAGCAGACCTGGATCGAGACTTGGACCGAGATCGGGTTTTTGAAGCTGACTTTGATCTGGAGCGTGATTCTGATGGCGGGTTTGGTTTCGATTTGGAATTGGATCTCGACCTGGACCGGGTCTCGGGGTTGGGGGCAGCAGCTTCACCCtctcctctgccttccctctGGGCAGACTCGGCCTTGGCATGTTCCCGCTCCTTTGACACGGAGCGAGACGGCGACCTGGACTGCGAACggtcctcttccttcttctttttcttgctgctgctgccgcctGACTTGCTGTCGCGCTTGCTGCTGCGCTTCCTGCTCCGCTCGCTCTTGCTGCGGCTGCGACTGCGGCTGCGgctctcctctctgcttctcttcctgCCCTTCCTCTTGTCTTTGCTTTTGCTGCGGCTCCGGCTGCGACTGCCCCCtttgctcctgctcctgctgtgGCTCCGGCTCTTGAGGAGGCTCTTCTCCTGGCTCCGGCCCTTCTCCTGGCTGCGGCTCCGGCTCCCGCGCTTCTCCTCCTCTACCCTCCGCTCCTGGCTGCGGCTCCTGCTTTTGCTCTTACTTTTATGGCGGCTGGGACTCCGGCTCTTGGGTTTCGCGGTGCTGTCGCTGTTCTGGACTTTGTCTTCGGCGTGGTCTTTGCTCTTGCTGCGGCTCTTGTCGGCGCTGCGGCTGCGGCTGCGGCTCTTGTCATCCTTGCTGGGGCTCCTGCTTTTCTCCTTCTTGCTGCGGCTGCGGCTCTGGCTGCGGCTGCGGCTCTTGCTCCGGGAGTGGGAGCCTGACCTGAGGAGACACGGGGTGACGTCACTCCTCATGTAATCAGGAGAGGAACAGATCCGGGGCTCTGCGGAGCTCACCCCCCAATATAAGAGCTAGCTGCCCGGGAGGAGGACGGTCTTCTGGACCCCCCACAATTCTAACGTGGACCTGGAAAAGCCAGGCTGAGGGGGAAGGGCCACTCAGCTAAAACCCAAGGGAGACACGGTGCAGTGCTCCCTGCTGACACCCGCGTGCCCCAGGCAGACCTACCTGGACCGGGATCGGCTCTTAGAATGACTGCTTTTGCTACTGCCACTTCGGCTTCTGCTCTTCCGGGAATGTCTGCTCCGAGAGCGAGAcctgtggggagaaaaaaaactgTTCTTAAAATTGCTGAAGGGCTGATTTAGATTCAACCAAGACATTCTTTCAGTCGTCTGGGCACATTCACCATTGTGGTCTAGGCCCACAGGCCCAGTCCCCCTGAAAACACTAAAGCTTGTCCCACCTCTGATCCGGAGCCCACAGCTCCCCCACCTTTGCTGGGTTCCTTATCTCCACCAACACTACTGTGATTTGCCCAGTTCCTCACACCAGAGGCCTCAGTGATCCCTGACCCCAACTCTCACACCCTGACGTCTTGCCTCCTCCACCTTCTGCCATCTACCTGTGGCCTCTGTGTGCATCACCCTTCCCTGCCGCCATGAGGGCCTCCCATGTGCCTTTCTGCAAATGCTTCTGCCCTTCACCTGCCCCTCTCTGCCTCACTgtgacttatttatttgtttatttatatggttctggagattgaacccagtggtgcttaactactgggccacatctcatcctcagccctttttatttttaaacagggacttgctaaattgctgaggctgtctttggacttacaatcctcctgcctcagcctcctgacctgctgggattacaggcacgtgccactgtgcTCGGCCACAGAGCACTTGTAAAAAGACAGACTCTCCAAAAGCTTTAGAAAACCTTTAGCAAGTCCAGACTGTGGACTTTCACTATTTCTACTGATGGTGACCAGTGTTCCTTAGGGAAATGACTTATCCCAGGTGCAGGGCAAGAAGCACACAAGATGGGCCTAGAACATCTCACTGTGACAGGCAGGAAAGTGTTCAGAGCCTCCTGGGCACCATCACCTATGAAGGACTTTTGCCAAAAATGTCTTAAGTTGTATCTTACTCCAGCCTCTATAGAGCTCCCTCTCAGCGTATAGGAAGTTCAGGGAAGAAGCTCTTAGTACCATGACACCAGGAAGAAACAGATCAATCCAGAATGTGGGACAGtattaaaaagcttaaaaataaaaggaaaggggccagggttgtggctcagtggcagagcacttgcctaccatctgtgaggcactgggttcaatcaaataaatagaaaactttactttttttgtaaaataaatacatatcccCTGCAACACAAAACAAGGTCTGTTCCGgggtgggaaaaaaacaaaacaaaaaaacggtGGGGAGGATTATTGGGGGAAAAATGGTAGGTCTGTTCCAGGGTAAAAAGATTTAACCCTTTGTAATACGTGTCTGCATTGAATCCTGGTCAGGATAACAAAACATCCATGGAGCAACTAGGGAGGCATGAATATGACTTGGATATTAGGTGACTGATGAAATTACACACTGTTCATGTATTTAGCCAAGAACCTAGAACTGTGGTTCATCATCTTTAGAGACAAATGTATGAGGTATAAAGTGCTATAATTTCTGCgctttttcaaatgtaaaatgtatactgtgtataaaaatacatatataagctgtgtgtggtggcatatacctgcaatcctagcagctcaggaagctgagacaagaggattgccaagttcaatgccagcctcagcattggtgaggtgctaagcaactcagtgagatcctgtctctaaataaattataaaacagggctagggacatggctcagtggttg
This genomic interval from Urocitellus parryii isolate mUroPar1 chromosome 11, mUroPar1.hap1, whole genome shotgun sequence contains the following:
- the Srsf4 gene encoding serine/arginine-rich splicing factor 4 isoform X1, translated to MPRVYIGRLSYQARERDVERFFKGYGKILEVDLKNGYGFVEFDDLRDADDAVYELNGKDLCGERVIVEHARGPRRDGSYGSGRSGYGYRRSGRDKYGPPTRTEYRLIVENLSSRCSWQDLKDYMRQAGEVTYADAHKGRKNEGVIEFVSYSDMKRALEKLDGTEVNGRKIRLVEDKPGSRRRRSYSRSRSHSRSRSRSRHSRKSRSRSGSSKSSHSKSRSRSRSGSHSRSKSRSRSQSRSRSKKEKSRSPSKDDKSRSRSRSADKSRSKSKDHAEDKVQNSDSTAKPKSRSPSRHKSKSKSRSRSQERRVEEEKRGSRSRSQEKGRSQEKSLLKSRSHSRSRSKGGSRSRSRSKSKDKRKGRKRSREESRSRSRSRSKSERSRKRSSKRDSKSGGSSSKKKKKEEDRSQSRSPSRSVSKEREHAKAESAQREGRGEGEAAAPNPETRSRSRSNSKSKPNPPSESRSRSKSASKTRSRSKSRSRSASRSPSRSRSRSHSRS
- the Srsf4 gene encoding serine/arginine-rich splicing factor 4 isoform X2; protein product: MPRVYIGRLSYQARERDVERFFKGYGKILEVDLKNGYGFVEFDDLRDADDAVYELNGKDLCGGYGYRRSGRDKYGPPTRTEYRLIVENLSSRCSWQDLKDYMRQAGEVTYADAHKGRKNEGVIEFVSYSDMKRALEKLDGTEVNGRKIRLVEDKPGSRRRRSYSRSRSHSRSRSRSRHSRKSRSRSGSSKSSHSKSRSRSRSGSHSRSKSRSRSQSRSRSKKEKSRSPSKDDKSRSRSRSADKSRSKSKDHAEDKVQNSDSTAKPKSRSPSRHKSKSKSRSRSQERRVEEEKRGSRSRSQEKGRSQEKSLLKSRSHSRSRSKGGSRSRSRSKSKDKRKGRKRSREESRSRSRSRSKSERSRKRSSKRDSKSGGSSSKKKKKEEDRSQSRSPSRSVSKEREHAKAESAQREGRGEGEAAAPNPETRSRSRSNSKSKPNPPSESRSRSKSASKTRSRSKSRSRSASRSPSRSRSRSHSRS